From one Nematostella vectensis chromosome 7, jaNemVect1.1, whole genome shotgun sequence genomic stretch:
- the LOC5507994 gene encoding galanin receptor type 1: MNFAPAIMNNSTADIASGSASTALRAMRLTLYPLTFVVGLVGNVLVCVLVFTWRKTKNFNNSRYFILNLSISDLLVLIMFIPFDLAYLENDMVWKYGLFMCKFINTLSFLSVIVSGTTLAAISVDRYRAVVHPLSPPFTFRTVSLIILVIWVYSVSTLLPFAESLTILPRGSCQNDYAWWPNYTTVQLTFVLCAFTPGFVIPITCIVVFYLLIARHLRKERENHDLLLRGDIARLRVRQNSKMIRILSCLTVAFTICILPSYTIILMVMFYKGTSSLPYIDEVHEFTRLLMTANSCLNPVLYSVVSREFRAELRGLLKRRRVKRARTTFSTTKNTSFMVSKNETPC; encoded by the coding sequence ATGAATTTCGCGCCAGCCATAATGAACAATTCCACTGCAGACATCGCTTCAGGATCAGCAAGCACTGCCTTACGAGCCATGCGCCTTACGCTCTACCCTCTGACGTTTGTGGTCGGTTTAGTAGGAAATGTGTTAGTGTGTGTGCTTGTCTTCACGTGGCGAAAGACTAAGAACTTTAATAATTCTCGCTATTTCATCCTTAATCTGAGTATCTCGGATCTGCTGGTGTTGATAATGTTCATACCGTTTGACTTGGCTTATTTGGAGAACGACATGGTCTGGAAGTACGGTCTATTCATGTGCAAGTTTATAAACACGTTATCGTTTTTGTCTGTTATCGTGTCTGGGACAACACTAGCGGCGATCAGTGTGGACCGCTATCGCGCAGTCGTCCACCCGCTAAGCCCCCCCTTTACGTTCAGAACCGTCTCTTTGATCATCCTGGTTATCTGGGTTTACTCTGTATcaacactactgcccttcgCCGAATCCCTCACCATCCTCCCGAGGGGGTCATGCCAGAATGATTACGCCTGGTGGCCTAACTACACCACTGTACAATTGACGTTTGTCCTCTGCGCGTTCACCCCCGGATTCGTAATCCCAATAACGTGTATTGTCGTGTTCTACTTGTTGATAGCGCGGCATTTAAGGAAAGAACGTGAAAATCATGACCTCCTGCTGCGAGGCGACATCGCGAGACTACGAGTGAGACAAAACAGTAAAATGATCAGAATCCTTAGCTGCCTCACGGTGGCGTTCACAATCTGCATTCTTCCCAGTTATACCATCATTCTTATGGTTATGTTCTACAAGGGGACAAGCTCTTTGCCGTACATAGACGAAGTGCATGAGTTTACGCGCTTGCTTATGACGGCTAACAGTTGCTTGAACCCTGTTTTGTACAGTGTTGTAAGTCGTGAGTTCCGCGCTGAGCTGAGAGGGCTCTTGAAACGGAGGAGGGTAAAACGGGCGCGAACTACGTTTAGTACAACCAAAAACACAAGCTTCATGGTGTCGAAAAATGAGACACCATGCTAA
- the LOC116615088 gene encoding zinc finger protein 91 has product MTNPWFAYQCRSGEILFYYNKETGEHRLADQYTKADQGIRDNDHLSSTNIIKEDVFAKACKAVCGKSDPVEESQGTAPCKELYAVCTQASGQAADLIASSKGTRTVGTETSDLLAGQVLEWLKDCHNAQEDLKKKQLGNSSESLKVFNNVSTQTDWPLNENSKEEHVRSLWTDGLKVTDNFKGLNCNSTQTSGLFNGICKRAHSDCSLLKNGHNRWSLETKSLDAMLETGGKSPYPNVVPPSTQIFDSASSILKTDYSLTQCVKESSRKRKYSELDSDADMPCPSGTLLDQFPAPFSDSKIERSLKYAREREVTIATVTKETNCEMEPILSQELPSQAHTVVAQESPACMLSNSKQDLHCNDSQHPQEVLSQVQSVQDASACASYSEQNLHTFTYKYRVPDKVKLYGCSHCTKSFTSASILERHLFFHSGARKAMLEAEEAETLKQVAEGATLSQAMPDGSSVAAEQKQDVMGKTRASSAVDETNGDVKAPSKPSMKQKPIITSLPLVHRCEKCHKRFALLEELREHQLTHKDRRLVCKHCKKVFFAMSSLKKHVITAHDSQAPFWCPVCDRDYSRKDNLAVHMMNAHSTTNSKKVGPKGNRCKDCDKRFGTKRSLFGHLSVCKRKKGYINEERDLDAIEANASDSASVNQVEQGKNDHRHACIHCGRSYFWRKNLVMHLKQCQDYQVLFERSERLYSCDKCSKKLKSLNELMLHQCSHIAEAHPDRPLHQCYRCQRVFHNKFFLRKHMDLGKCDAVKKHKCQLCSRSFLTQPDLSRHMRCHEKMTPSKQETREEQKTTAVPTTMDSSAYQCNNCSKAFDNSASLSRHLGWHGRKTPNKHETQEVKATSSPSTTEPFAHQCTCCSKKFNNSSRFLKHMTWHTKTRRLDSPPEEERASPSTTESAVYQCTQCSKSFSNSSSLATHIGWHLRMTSHKQELKGKKATVGSYPHKCIHCYKAFSNSSRLAKHLAWHAKAHKLDVPQEVETASPLESTFYQCSHCSKIYDNSSSLARHKARHEMTGKSVNPQEEDDVTASLTTMESLAHQCTFCSRSFHDYSSLAKHTTWHRKRLKLNSPQDVKAIPSQTAIANDAHRVSQNKTPAASSSSSASGDHQCTQCSKSFNSGSSLARHFAWHKKASDVQCHENSTAALDSQVEEKPNAKPSKMEFSDHKCTHCSLAFKDSSSLAKHNAWHAKTFKQKDKRGAPLDQNRTTVFSKAEMRYLEKHYRCMKCFSVYSSRNNFLRHVSKAHLYDTYYQCHMCGSSFTSMEDLTQHTLRKTRYCMPYTCTDCGESFAKCLLLLNHRISAHPAITEPSVAPTITEQSVNPAITEQSVNPAITEPSVAPTITEPSVNPAITEQSVNPAITEPSVAPTITEPSGTPIITEPSAPANKSNAQKSKGKRFQTLWRCSICNAAFVRLGNRLRHEKLHTCNTCGMVFRTIEEAYRHNQSCSQ; this is encoded by the exons ATGACAAATCCATGGTTTGCATACCAGTGCAGATCTGGAGAGATTTTATTTTACTACAATAAAGAAACTGGAGAACATAGACTGGCTGACCAATACACT AAAGCAGACCAAGGAATCCGCGATAATGACCATCTATCCTCCACTAACATAATCAAGGAGGACGTATTCGCCAAGGCATGCAAGGCTGTGTGTGGGAAGAGCGACCCAGTGGAGGAAAGTCAAGGGACCGCACCCTGCAAAGAGTTGTACGCTGTGTGTACACAGGCTTCAGGTCAAGCAGCTGACCTGATCGCATCTAGTAAAGGCACACGTACCGTTGGCACTGAGACGTCTGATCTATTAGCTGGCCAAGTTCTTGAGTGGCTTAAAGATTGCCACAACGCCCAGGAAGACTTGAAGAAAAAGCAACTGGGCAATAGTTCAGAGAGCTTGAAGGTTTTTAATAATGTCTCAACACAGACTGATTGGCCACTTAATGAAAATTCTAAGGAGGAACACGTCCGCTCTTTATGGACAGACGGTTTAAAAGTTACCGATAATTTTAAGGGTTTGAATTGTAACTCAACACAGACCAGTGGACTATTCAATGGAATCTGCAAAAGAGCACATAGCGACTGCTCTCTACTGAAGAATGGTCATAATAGATGGTCTCTTGAAACAAAGAGCTTAGACGCCATGCTAGAAACTGGTGGGAAATCACCTTACCCAAACGTTGTTCCACCTTCTACTCAGATATTTGATTCAGCTTCAAGCATTCTGAAGACGGACTACAGTCTTACCCAATGTGTCAAAGAGTCATCTAGGAAAAGAAAGTACTCTGAGCTTGATTCAGACGCAGATATGCCCTGTCCGTCTGGCACCTTGCTCGATCAATTCCCTGCTCCATTTTCAGATAGCAAAATCGAGAGGTCTTTGAAGTATGCACGTGAAAGAGAAGTAACTATTGCGACGGTCACAAAGGAGACAAACTGTGAGATGGAGCCCATCCTGTCACAAGAATTACCAAGTCAAGCACATACTGTAGTGGCCCAAGAATCGCCTGCTTGTATGCTTAGCAATTCTAAACAAGATCTGCATTGCAACGATTCGCAGCATCCACAAGAAGTTCTAAGTCAAGTGCAGTCTGTTCAAGATGCTTCTGCTTGTGCTTCATATTCAGAACAAAATCTGCATACGTTCACATACAAGTACCGGGTACCTGATAAGGTCAAGCTGTATGGGTGTTCACATTGCACTAAGTCGTTCACGTCAGCAAGCATCCTAGAGAGACACCTCTTCTTTCACTCAGGAGCCAGAAAGGCCATGTTGGAAGCTGAAGAAGCGGAGACCTTAAAGCAAGTGGCCGAGGGAGCTACCCTTTCCCAAGCCATGCCTGATGGGTCATCTGTCGCAGCGGAGCAGAAACAAGATGTTATGGGTAAAACTCGGGCATCTTCTGCCGTAGACGAGACCAATGGGGACGTGAAGGCGCCTAGCAAGCCATCCATGAAGCAGAAGCCTATAATAACATCTCTTCCTCTAGTCCACCGTTGTGAAAAATGCCATAAACGATTCGCACTGTTGGAGGAACTAAGAGAGCATCAACTCACGCACAAAGATCGGCGATTAGTTTGTAAGCACTGTAAGAAGGTTTTCTTTGCAATGTCGAGCCTTAAAAAGCACGTCATAACAGCGCACGATTCGCAGGCGCCCTTCTGGTGTCCTGTATGCGACCGGGACTACTCGCGTAAAGACAACCTTGCTGTACATATGATGAACGCTCACTCGACTACTAATAGCAAGAAAGTTGGACCAAAAGGCAACCGTTGTAAAGACTGTGATAAGAGATTTGGGACAAAGCGGAGTCTCTTCGGGCACCTTAGTGTTTGCAAGAGAAAGAAAGGGTATATCAACGAGGAACGCGACCTAGATGCGATTGAGGCTAATGCTTCTGATAGTGCTTCAGTTAATCAGGTTGAACAAGGCAAGAATGACCACAGGCATGCTTGCATACACTGTGGGAGGTCGTATTTCTGGCGTAAAAATCTTGTGATGCACCTCAAGCAATGTCAAGACTACCAAGTGCTCTTCGAGCGCAGTGAAAGGCTGTACTCATGCGACAAGTGCAGTAAGAAGCTGAAAAGTTTGAACGAGTTGATGCTTCACCAGTGCTCACACATCGCAGAGGCACACCCAGACCGACCTCTCCATCAGTGCTACAG ATGTCAACGTGTGTTTCACAATAAGTTCTTCTTGAGGAAGCATATGGACCTGGGGAAGTGCGATGCGGTTAAGAAACACAAGTGTCAGTTGTGTAGCCGAAGTTTCCTTACTCAACCAGACCTTTCTAGGCACATGAGGTGCCATGAGAAAATGACACCAAGCAAGCAGGAGACACGGGAAGAACAGAAAACTACAGCAGTCCCAACCACGATGGACTCCAGTGCTTACCAGTGTAATAACTGTTCAAAAGCATTCGACAACAGTGCGAGTCTCTCCAGACACTTGGGGTGGCACGGACGGAAAACACCCAACAAGCACGAGACGCAGGAAGTGAAGGCAACAAGTAGTCCATCCACGACGGAGCCATTTGCCCATCAATGCACTTGCTGCTCAAAAAAGTTTAATAACAGCTCAAGATTTTTGAAACACATGACATGGCATACGAAGACGCGAAGACTAGACAGCCCACCAGAAGAGGAGAGAGCTAGTCCATCCACGACAGAGTCTGCGGTTTACCAGTGCACTCAGTGCTCCAAATCTTTCAGCAACAGCTCTAGTCTTGCGACACACATTGGCTGGCACTTAAGAATGACATCTCACAAGCAGGAACTTAAAGGAAAGAAGGCGACAGTTGGTTCCTATCCTCACAAGTGCATTCACTGCTATAAAGCATTTTCCAACAGCTCCAGGCTCGCGAAGCACTTGGCATGGCATGCGAAGGCGCATAAACTTGACGTCCCACAAGAAGTTGAGACAGCTAGTCCACTGGAGTCTACCTTTTATCAGTGTAGTCATTGCTCTAAAATTTATGACAACAGCTCAAGTCTTGCGAGGCACAAAGCTCGGCATGAGATGACGGGAAAATCTGTCAACCCACAAGAAGAGGATGATGTAACGGCTAGTCTTACCACGATGGAGTCTCTTGCTCATCAGTGTACTTTTTGCTCTAGATCTTTCCATGACTACTCAAGTCTCGCGAAGCACACGACATGGCATAGGAAGAGATTGAAACTCAATAGCCCACAAGATGTAAAGGCAATACCTAGCCAAACTGCGATCGCAAATGACGCACATAGGGTGTCTCAAAACAAGACTCCAGCAGCTAGTTCATCCAGCAGCGCGTCTGGCGATCATCAATGTACTCAGTGTTCAAAATCATTCAACAGCGGATCAAGTCTCGCGAGGCACTTTGCATGGCACAAGAAGGCGAGTGACGTTCAATGTCATGAAAATAGCACGGCTGCTTTGGACTCTCAAGTGGAGGAGAAACCAAACGCTAAACCCTCCAAAATGGAATTTTCAGATCACAAGTGCACTCACTGCTCATTAGCGTTCAAAGACAGCTCCAGTCTCGCAAAGCACAATGCATGGCATGCGAAGACCTtcaaacaaaaagacaaaaggggCGCACCGCTAGACCAGAATAGGACGACTGTTTTTAGTAAAGCTGAGATGCGATATCTCGAGAAGCACTACCGATGCATGAAGTGTTTTTCAGTGTATTCTTCCAGGAATAACTTCTTACGGCACGTATCGAAGGCGCATTTGTACGACACGTATTACCAGTGCCACATGTGCGGGAGTTCCTTCACTTCCATGGAGGACCTGACCCAGCATACCCTTCGTAAAACGCGCTATTGCATGCCTTACACGTGCACAGATTGCGGAGAGTCATTCGCCAAGTGTCTACTGCTTTTGAATCATAGGATATCTGCTCATCCTGCCATCACTGAACCGTCCGTGGCTCCTACGATTACTGAGCAGTCTGTGAATCCTGCCATCACTGAGCAGTCTGTGAATCCTGCCATCACTGAGCCGTCCGTGGCTCCTACCATTACTGAGCCGTCTGTGAATCCTGCCATCACTGAGCAGTCTGTGAATCCTGCCATCACTGAGCCGTCCGTGGCTCCTACCATCACTGAGCCGTCTGGGACTCCTATCATCACTGAGCCGTCTGCGCCTGCCAATAAGTCCAACGCGCAGAAGTCCAAGGGGAAGAGGTTCCAGACTCTGTGGCGCTGTAGCATTTGTAACGCCGCGTTTGTTAGACTGGGGAATAGATTACGACACGAGAAACTGCACACGTGCAACACGTGCGGTATGGTGTTCAGGACAATCGAAGAGGCGTACAGACATAACCAAAGCTGTAGCCAGTAA
- the LOC5508003 gene encoding beclin 1-associated autophagy-related key regulator, translating into MADFFSDESEISPSSSLSATSETMTCPLCLRRSKYLTCCSCLRSGSVTHTGKRPESYCEKVKRLADLKHVKEAFQKRVTEEIANRQAVQQLNDAVILKREKISCIQSVIRLIQQHTSQDQQSLDSIRKSNAVKKVKLKSNADEIKTLLEVKKKHLATLSKRMRDLKSLQNELGQVRQRSMALVQKYLFPIQAIPVYPVMGTPPPPQHTPESLDLSRELSFEDQADASVESALAEATQTSYVQGKWVNETATLELSIIDSSLPWSGDYSAYRHWVKAHKNGSKGPDDDVGLRNPAYTISSALTHAAQLLELLASLLDVNLPSKLSYSEFCQNEMGRKEFQSALSRLNTNVLHLCFTQHVDPTLLHPHRTLNNLYALINTTCTGRGGPFEYHPELLSTDNESAEDRPSDFESSSEEDGDSDTEADWETLPKNVEIPDTPPFGGTNTSFTESITSRSMTSHSTSSSEHETDARQNETSMSLVSSAVSALWNWKNNRD; encoded by the exons ATGGCAGATTTCTTCTCTGACGAGAGCGAAATCTCACCCTCGTCTTCGCTATCAGCCACATCAGAGACGATGACATGCCCATTATGCCTCCGTAGGAGTAAATACCTCACTTGCTGCTCTTGTCTGAGGTCAGGGAGCGTCACACACACAGGGAAAAGGCCGGAAAG TTATTGTGAAAAGGTTAAAAGACTAGCTGACTTGAAACACGTAAAGGAAGCCTTTCAAAAAAG AGTGACAGAAGAAATAGCCAATAGGCAAGCAGTACAGCAGTTG AATGATGCTGTCAtcttaaaaagagaaaagattTCATGTATACAGAGTGTTATAAGGCTAATTCAACAACACACTTCCCAAG ATCAACAATCTTTAGATTCTATTAGGAAATCAAATGCTGTCAAGAAAGTTAAATTAAAAAGCAATGCAGATGAGATCAAGACACTCTTGGAAGTGAAGAAAAAACACTTG GCAACATTATCTAAAAGGATGAGAGACCTGAAAAGTCTACAGAATGAGCTTGGCCAAGTTCGACAGAGAAGTATGGCCCTTGTTCAGAAGTACCTTTTCCCAATACAGGCGATACCAGTTTATCCAGTTATGGGcacaccaccgccaccacaaCACACACCGGAATCATTGGATTTGTCAAGAG AGCTAAGTTTTGAAGATCAAGCTGATGCAAGTGTTGAATCTGCCCTTGCTGAAGCTACCCAGACATCATATGTCCAAGGCAAATGGGTCAATGAGACAGCAACTCTAGAGCTTAGTATCATTGATAGCAGTCTGCCTTGGAGTGGTGACTACTCAGCGTATAGGCACTGGG TGAAAGCCCATAAGAACGGATCAAAAGGCCCAG atgatgatgttggaCTGCGCAACCCTGCGTATACTATCAGCTCAGCACTGACGCATGCCGCTCAGCTACTGGAGCTGCTTGCCTCTCTCTTGGATGTCAACCTACCCAGTAAACTAAGCTACAG TGAATTTTGTCAAAACGAGATGGGTCGCAAGGAATTCCAGAGTGCATTGAGCAGATTGAACACAAACGTACTGCACCTCTGCTTCACTCAG CACGTGGATCCCACGCTGCTCCATCCGCACCGGACATTGAATAACCTGTACGCACTTATCAACACGACGTGCACCGGAAG AGGGGGCCCATTTGAGTACCACCCCGAACTCTTATCTACCGATAACGAGAGTGCCGAAGACCGTCCGAGTGACTTCGAATCCAGCTCCGAAGAAGACGGTGACAGTGACACGGAAGCCGATTGGGAAACGCTACCAAAGAACGTGGAGATTCCCGACACTCCTCCCTTTGGGGGAACCAACACGTCATTTACAGAAAGCATAACGTCACgatccatgacgtcacactCTACATCATCTAGTGAGCATGAAACCGATGCTCGGCAGAATGAGACGAGTATGAGTTTAGTCAGTTCTGCAGTCTCCGCACTTTGGAACTGGAAAAATAACCGAGACTAA